In Prunus dulcis chromosome 1, ALMONDv2, whole genome shotgun sequence, the following are encoded in one genomic region:
- the LOC117622699 gene encoding beta-amylase 1, chloroplastic, whose amino-acid sequence MALNLTHQIGALAGASISTTDTNSSSVESVNASPKWRSSTPSLTCKIQRPDAIDGLSPPLSPCRSPLGSTRPDLSAACQAFATEMESPVLEHQVRGAQNKGTGVPVYVMMPLDSVTMNNSVNRKKAMNASLQALKSAGVEGVMMDVWWGLVEREAPGAYNWGGYAELLEMAKKHGLKVQAVMSFHKCGGNVGDSVTIPLPKWVVEEVDKDPDLAYTDQWGRRNCEYLSLGADTLPVLKGRTPVQCYSDFMRAFRDNFKHLLGDTIVEIQVGMGPAGELRYPSYPEQNGTWRFPGIGAFQCFDKYMLIGLKAAAEAAGKPEWGSTGPTDAGEYNKWPEDTPFFRKDGGGWNSTYGEFFLGWYSQMLLDHGERILTSAKSIFENHGVKISVKIAGIHWHYGTRSHAPELTAGYYNTRFRDGYIPIAQMLARHGAIFNFTCIEMRDHEQPQEAQCLPEKLVRQVAMATLKANVPLAGENALPRYDDYAHKQILEASSLNIEGNTEGNQMCAFTYLRMNPHLFQPDNWRHFVAFVKKMKEKGSHKCREQVEREAEHFVHVTTPLVQEAAVLMR is encoded by the exons ATGGCGTTGAACCTAACGCACCAGATCGGAGCACTCGCCGGAGCATCGATTTCCACGACAGATACGAACTCATCCTCCGTTGAATCGGTGAACGCATCGCCGAAGTGGAGGTCGTCGACGCCGAGCCTGACGTGCAAAATCCAGAGGCCGGACGCGATCGACGGATTGTCACCGCCATTGAGCCCTTGCCGGTCGCCTCTCGGGTCGACCCGGCCCGATCTGTCAGCGGCGTGCCAGGCGTTCGCGACGGAGATGGAATCTCCGGTTTTGGAGCACCAGGTGAGGGGTGCGCAGAATAAGGGGACGGGGGTGCCGGTTTACGTGATGATGCCGTTGGATAGCGTGACGATGAACAACTCTGTGAATCGGAAGAAGGCGATGAACGCGAGTCTTCAGGCGTTGAAGAGCGCCGGAGTGGAGGGTGTGATGATGGATGTGTGGTGGGGTTTGGTGGAGAGGGAAGCGCCTGGCGCGTACAATTGGGGCGGGTACGCGGAGCTTCTCGAGATGGCGAAGAAGCATGGCCTCAAAGTCCAGGCTGTGATGTCGTTTCACAAGTGTGGCGGCAACGTCGGGGACTCTGTCAC TATTCCTTTACCCAAGTGGGTTGTGGAGGAGGTTGATAAGGATCCAGACCTTGCATACACTGATCAATGGGGGAGGAGGAACTGCGAGTATTTATCACTTGGCGCTGATACCCTCCCGGTCCTTAAGGGCAGGACACCCGTGCAGTGTTACTCCGATTTCATGCGTGCCTTCAGAGACAACTTCAAACACCTCCTTGGTGACACCATTGTG GAAATCCAAGTTGGAATGGGGCCAGCAGGTGAGCTTCGTTACCCTTCATATCCAGAGCAGAATGGGACATGGAGGTTTCCCGGAATTGGTGCCTTCCAATGTTTTGACAAG TATATGCTCATTGGTTTAAAAGCTGCTGCTGAAGCTGCTGGCAAGCCAGAATGGGGAAGCACAGGCCCCACTGATGCCGGTGAATATAATAAATGGCCAGAAGATACCCCgtttttcagaaaagatggTGGCGGCTGGAACAGTACTTATGGTGAATTCTTCCTCGGCTGGTATTCTCAGATGCTCCTGGACCATGGTGAGAGGATCCTTACCTCAGCCAAGTCTATCTTTGAGAATCACGGTGTGAAGATCTCAGTAAAGATTGCAGGCATCCACTGGCATTACGGAACCCGGTCCCATGCCCCTGAGCTGACTGCAGGGTATTACAACACACGATTCCGGGATGGTTACATTCCTATTGCTCAAATGTTAGCACGCCATGGTGCAATATTCAATTTCACTTGCATTGAGATGCGTGACCACGAGCAGCCACAGGAGGCTCAATGTTTACCAGAGAAGCTTGTTAGGCAAGTGGCTATGGCGACTCTGAAAGCAAACGTACCACTCGCAGGTGAAAATGCATTGCCAAGGTACGATGACTACGCACACAAGCAGATATTGGAAGCATCGTCGTTGAACATTGAGGGAAataccgaaggcaaccaaaTGTGCGCGTTCACATACTTGAGGATGAACCCGCACTTGTTTCAGCCTGATAACTGGAGGCATTTTGTGGCATTcgtgaagaaaatgaaggaaaagggCAGTCACAAGTGCCGGGAACAGGTCGAGAGGGAAGCTGAGCATTTCGTACACGTTACTACACCTTTGGTGCAGGAAGCTGCCGTTCTTATGCGCTAA
- the LOC117615282 gene encoding late embryogenesis abundant protein 1: MSSMQQPLNAGQAQGQGQAKAEEWMQSTQDTANQAKNMTSDAAQSAKESAQHGKDQSAGFIQQTGEQVMNMAHGAMDSVKSTLGMNEKK, encoded by the exons ATGTCTAGCATGCAGCAACCCTTGAATGCAGGCCAAGCCCAAGGCCAGGGCCAG GCTAAGGCAGAAGAGTGGATGCAATCCACACAGGACACAGCAAATCAAGCTAAGAACATGACATCTGATGCAGCTCAATCAGCCAAGGAGTCTGCCCAGCATGGAAAGGACCAAAGTGCTGGATTTATTCAGCAG ACTGGAGAGCAAGTGATGAACATGGCTCATGGTGCCATGGACAGTGTGAAGAGCACACTTGGCATGAATGAAAAGAAATGA